The following proteins come from a genomic window of Synechococcus sp. NB0720_010:
- a CDS encoding DUF3136 domain-containing protein, producing the protein MTASSEGLTIGELESKYFLYRKALKQLLLEGRSTAGIEKTLVWSRLETLHNCLPRQYKAPDQIRYQLQREIQRESTAS; encoded by the coding sequence ATGACAGCGAGTTCAGAAGGTCTAACGATTGGTGAGCTGGAGTCCAAATACTTCCTCTACCGCAAGGCCCTGAAACAGCTGCTGCTCGAAGGACGTTCGACCGCCGGCATCGAAAAAACCCTGGTCTGGAGCAGGCTCGAGACCCTGCACAACTGCCTTCCCCGTCAGTACAAGGCACCGGACCAGATCCGCTATCAGCTCCAGCGGGAGATTCAACGGGAGAGCACGGCCAGCTAG
- a CDS encoding phosphotransferase enzyme family protein, giving the protein MDAALLEAAEVFHPPGTVLQVSPLGSGNVNDTYLVETARGAYVLQRINTAVFGSPEQVMRNLLTLQAHIAGKEQPPQSSRWEHPQLLAPRGSADPWHRCQEGKVWRCMSFIGQARSVDAIEDERQAYELGRGLGRFHQLIHDLPTETLHDTLEGFHITPRYLDQYRQALVRTQAEPCEDTDFCIAFIREREGFCSVLEQAKERGELQERPIHGDPKINNVMLDTETGEAVALIDLDTVKPGLVQYDIGDCLRSCCNRAGEEASSPDQVSFDLGLAEAILRGYLEAAGSMLTASDRRFIPEAARLISFELGLRFFTDHLNGDAYFKVKTPGQNLKRARVQFALTQSIEEQWELLQTLLVGLSNQAPAAL; this is encoded by the coding sequence ATGGACGCCGCTCTCCTGGAGGCCGCTGAGGTCTTTCATCCCCCAGGGACCGTGTTGCAGGTCAGCCCCCTGGGCAGCGGCAATGTCAACGACACTTATCTCGTCGAGACCGCTCGCGGAGCGTATGTCTTGCAGCGGATCAACACCGCTGTTTTTGGCTCACCGGAGCAGGTGATGCGCAACCTGCTCACCCTGCAGGCGCATATCGCAGGGAAGGAGCAGCCACCGCAGAGCTCCCGCTGGGAGCACCCGCAGTTGCTGGCGCCAAGGGGCTCAGCCGATCCCTGGCATCGCTGCCAAGAGGGCAAGGTCTGGCGCTGCATGAGCTTCATCGGCCAGGCCCGCAGCGTTGATGCGATTGAGGATGAGCGGCAGGCCTACGAACTGGGCCGGGGGCTCGGTCGCTTTCATCAACTGATCCACGACCTCCCCACCGAGACTCTCCACGACACCCTCGAGGGGTTCCACATCACCCCTCGCTACCTCGATCAGTACCGGCAGGCGCTGGTACGCACACAAGCCGAGCCCTGCGAGGACACCGACTTCTGCATTGCCTTTATTCGCGAGCGCGAAGGCTTCTGCTCCGTCCTCGAGCAGGCCAAGGAGCGCGGCGAACTGCAGGAGCGGCCGATTCACGGTGATCCCAAGATCAACAACGTGATGCTGGACACAGAGACGGGCGAGGCCGTCGCCCTGATCGATCTCGACACGGTGAAACCAGGACTGGTGCAGTACGACATCGGAGATTGCCTGCGCTCCTGCTGCAACCGGGCTGGCGAGGAGGCCAGCAGCCCCGATCAAGTCAGTTTTGATCTGGGATTAGCCGAAGCCATCCTGCGGGGCTACCTCGAGGCGGCCGGTTCGATGCTGACGGCATCGGATCGTCGCTTCATCCCCGAAGCCGCTCGACTGATCAGCTTCGAACTAGGTCTTCGCTTCTTCACGGATCACCTCAATGGCGATGCCTATTTCAAGGTGAAGACGCCCGGACAAAACCTCAAACGCGCCCGCGTGCAATTTGCACTCACCCAGAGCATCGAAGAGCAGTGGGAGTTGCTGCAAACGCTGCTGGTGGGCCTGAGCAACCAGGCCCCTGCTGCCCTGTAA
- a CDS encoding DOMON-like domain-containing protein gives MLRLQPFQHEAFLQDCSVEANLVLCDSELQLQFRLQGPSDQLVCPEATAEPKRVDGLWQSTCLEAFFGVPGQRPYWEFNLSPSGDWNLYRLEDYRQGLAIETGIQVKGINSRRQELDSALILESEVCLDLKKAFEQLECSLTAVVALHHQGCSFWALKHCASEADFHRRESFSITAKQSAQD, from the coding sequence GTGCTTCGCCTGCAGCCCTTTCAACACGAAGCGTTCCTCCAGGACTGCAGTGTTGAAGCGAATCTCGTTCTGTGCGATTCCGAGCTGCAACTGCAGTTCAGGTTGCAGGGCCCAAGCGATCAACTGGTTTGCCCGGAAGCAACAGCCGAGCCCAAGCGTGTAGACGGTCTTTGGCAGAGCACCTGCCTCGAAGCTTTTTTTGGCGTTCCGGGCCAGCGTCCCTACTGGGAGTTCAACCTCAGTCCCAGTGGTGATTGGAACCTCTACAGGCTGGAGGACTACAGGCAGGGGTTGGCCATCGAAACGGGGATCCAGGTCAAAGGAATCAACAGCCGCCGGCAGGAACTGGATTCGGCCTTGATCCTGGAGTCCGAGGTTTGCCTGGATCTGAAGAAAGCCTTTGAGCAACTGGAATGCTCTCTGACGGCCGTTGTCGCGTTACACCACCAGGGATGCAGCTTTTGGGCGTTGAAGCACTGCGCCAGTGAAGCCGATTTTCACCGGCGCGAAAGCTTCAGCATCACGGCAAAACAATCCGCTCAAGACTGA
- a CDS encoding DUF2499 domain-containing protein, whose translation MHALSLPTWWIHVASVLEWGLAMLAIQRWGQRRGEPEWNWLALAMVPALISAMAACTWHLFDNAQELYGLVVLQAGCTVLGNAAMALAAWNLQRKRATL comes from the coding sequence ATGCACGCACTTTCCCTACCCACCTGGTGGATCCATGTGGCCTCAGTGTTGGAGTGGGGACTGGCCATGCTGGCCATTCAACGGTGGGGCCAACGGCGCGGAGAGCCGGAGTGGAACTGGCTAGCGCTGGCCATGGTTCCAGCGTTGATCAGTGCCATGGCCGCCTGCACCTGGCACCTCTTCGATAACGCCCAGGAGCTCTACGGACTGGTCGTGCTGCAGGCCGGCTGCACCGTCCTTGGCAACGCTGCCATGGCTCTGGCGGCCTGGAATCTCCAGCGCAAGCGGGCAACCCTGTGA
- a CDS encoding DUF3593 domain-containing protein, with product MNGLIQALSAGLSQLGSVDPSPLFAASLFPYLAFLWWAWKSKRVPPLALWGFGFTLIFVLITIAAALLAEGLYGRQLADVDPLHGGAELFLTVSNVMILLGFMPKGVNKS from the coding sequence ATGAACGGGCTGATCCAAGCTCTGAGCGCTGGTCTGAGCCAACTCGGGAGTGTTGATCCCTCGCCCCTGTTCGCGGCCTCACTGTTCCCTTACCTGGCCTTTCTCTGGTGGGCCTGGAAGTCCAAACGCGTTCCACCCCTGGCCCTCTGGGGCTTTGGCTTCACCTTGATCTTTGTCTTGATCACGATTGCAGCGGCCCTGCTGGCCGAAGGGCTCTACGGCCGTCAGTTGGCCGATGTGGATCCACTGCATGGGGGCGCAGAGCTGTTCTTGACCGTCAGCAACGTGATGATCCTGCTGGGATTCATGCCCAAGGGGGTGAACAAGTCTTAA
- the psaK gene encoding photosystem I reaction center subunit PsaK: protein MLAPLLAIAPASVAWSPKVGLVMIIANVIAIGIGKATIKYPNEGAQLPNAAMFGGMSHAALLATTSFGHILGMGAILGLAARGVV from the coding sequence ATGCTCGCTCCTCTGCTGGCTATCGCCCCCGCCTCCGTGGCCTGGTCTCCCAAGGTGGGCCTGGTGATGATCATCGCCAACGTGATCGCCATCGGCATCGGCAAGGCCACCATCAAGTACCCCAACGAGGGTGCACAGCTTCCCAACGCAGCCATGTTTGGCGGCATGAGCCACGCCGCTCTGCTGGCCACCACCTCCTTCGGTCACATCCTCGGCATGGGCGCGATCCTCGGCCTGGCCGCCCGCGGCGTGGTCTGA